GAAAGGTCAGGTGTTGGCATATATAGAACACCCAGATATCATTGCAATGCAACAAGATTATCAGGAAAAAAATGACGAACTGGTCTTTTTGAAACAGGATTTTGAACGTAAGCAGACCCTTTATGATAAAGGTGTTTCTTCTGGCAAGGAATTTCAGATGGCGCAGTCAAAATTTCGTTCCACAACATCCAGCGTCAATGGTTTGCGGTCCCAGTTGAGACTGTTGGGCATTAACCCGGACAAAGTGGCGGAAGGCCAAATATATTCCGCTGTTCCCATTACCTCGCCTATAAGTGGGTATGTGGATGAAGTAATGATTAGCCTTGGCGATTACGTGGCACAACAATCCAAAATGTTCTCGATAAGCGACAATTCAAAAATCTATGTCAACTTCAAAGTATATGAAAAAGACATAAAGCAAATCAAGCAGGGGCAACAGATATATTTTTCCACGGCCTCTCGTCCAGATGAACTGCTTAAGGCAACCGTTCGGTCTGTAGGTAAAACCTTTGAGACAGACCCAAAAGCTTTGGAAGTTCTGGCAGATATTGAAAACAAGGATAAAAACCTATTGCCAGGTATGTACGTGGAAGGACGCATAGTGCAGGGCGAGAAAAAGGGTTTCGCCGTTCCGGAAGCTGCCATTATAAAAGAAGGCGAGCAATCCTTCATTTTCATTTTGGATGAAGATGAAGAAATGAAAGCGGGCAAAATGAAATTCAAAATGATACCCGTAACGGTCGGTATTACTGATTTAGGCTTTGTTGAAGTCAATCTTCCTGCCGAAGTTTCAAAGGATGCCAAAGTCGTGATAAACGGAGCTTATAACCTGTCTTCGGAAATGGTCAAGGGCGAACTGGAACACGGACATTAATTCAATAACAATCAAAGGTTTTGAGTCCGAGTTTGTTATAGTCTTAATTAGTTAGTTAAAAATTAAAAAACAAGCTCGGTTCAAAATCGATTAAAACATAAAAATATTTTTAAGATGAAAGAAATAAAAGCATTTGTAAAACCGAACCGAATCCAAAGAGTCATTGAAGCACTATCAGATAATGGATTTGAAAGTATGACCCTTTCACAAGCAGAAGGTACTGGCGCATTCAAGGCAAAAGGTGCAAGACCTTCGTTGGATTTTCGTATTACCGATAGTCCTGTGGTTAAGCTGGAATTGGTCTGTCAAAATGAGGAAGCCCAAGCTGCCATTGAAATAATTTTAAAAAATGGCAAAACGGAAGAACCTGGAGACGGCATTATCTATATAGCAAATATTGAAGATGCCTTTCAGATTAAAACTGGGGATTCCTTAAAACGGTACGACCTATAAAACACTTCAGTACAAATGGAAAAAATAGTTCAACTTCTGGAAAACAAAGGGATACGACCTACGGCTATGCGCCTTATGACCTATAAGCGGTTGGCAGAGTTGAATGTGGCCATCAGCCTTGGCGACTTGGAAAAAGATTTTAAGGTCAGTGAAAGAAGTACCCTATTTAGGACTATGAAAGCGTTTGAAGAAAAAGGGATTGTGCATCAAATCGAGGATGGGACAGGGGTTATAAAATACGCCC
The sequence above is drawn from the Cellulophaga sp. Hel_I_12 genome and encodes:
- a CDS encoding P-II family nitrogen regulator, producing the protein MKEIKAFVKPNRIQRVIEALSDNGFESMTLSQAEGTGAFKAKGARPSLDFRITDSPVVKLELVCQNEEAQAAIEIILKNGKTEEPGDGIIYIANIEDAFQIKTGDSLKRYDL
- a CDS encoding Fur family transcriptional regulator, with protein sequence MEKIVQLLENKGIRPTAMRLMTYKRLAELNVAISLGDLEKDFKVSERSTLFRTMKAFEEKGIVHQIEDGTGVIKYALCEENCECEVGNDLHLHFHCNNCNETVCLTEHKIPHINLPDGYITEDINLVVKGICEKCSGNLV
- a CDS encoding efflux RND transporter periplasmic adaptor subunit; the protein is MKNILLVSTVLFTLMFMSCNDAQKSELGHNEAEGVSKTNEVGEDAHGEEGHVEGEEEEGGHSEEEGVVELTKQQAETIGLEMKPLEERNLGNNIKVTGTLELFPQDKANISPFVGGNVSSIKVIPGDNVKKGQVLAYIEHPDIIAMQQDYQEKNDELVFLKQDFERKQTLYDKGVSSGKEFQMAQSKFRSTTSSVNGLRSQLRLLGINPDKVAEGQIYSAVPITSPISGYVDEVMISLGDYVAQQSKMFSISDNSKIYVNFKVYEKDIKQIKQGQQIYFSTASRPDELLKATVRSVGKTFETDPKALEVLADIENKDKNLLPGMYVEGRIVQGEKKGFAVPEAAIIKEGEQSFIFILDEDEEMKAGKMKFKMIPVTVGITDLGFVEVNLPAEVSKDAKVVINGAYNLSSEMVKGELEHGH